The following are encoded in a window of Lentisphaera araneosa HTCC2155 genomic DNA:
- a CDS encoding LamG-like jellyroll fold domain-containing protein — MKISYKFLTLLLIPLAAQLHSEVIEEFSVKFNKEMIKGKSIISSSAKEQGKFEELPNIDGYGWQASGNVLSFPKITLERLPREKVSAQAIVSLKEGTKWGSIIGHFQDNGSYEKGWLLGYNEGNFNFAVATSGRLSYVQSSEKFKKNTLYHVAGVYDGKEIKIYINGKLTGRRDLSGSILYADFGELIVGAYKDKDERTPLNGLMISAGFQNKALNQSQIQSLSDASIKALPKELPFDRTPILQFLSPSSAELNFHLFEPMNCHVELYHHSGTKEIYKGSSSKQQKFILKNLNKGYKYKYKIIASNKSGQEFKNPLFELESNVNYAPIPLETKSSLALQSAQEILKLSKNSHGHLAIFGKTSESLLLALAAQSKMQISYFHDNDALVNKLRLSLYKNKLYGSRINAYYYKDLKNLSLSQNIFNTLLLSGVKSSTIEKLVKHVKPSGVLISTSKIPPHADFKTIAHKKFSIAKKMELKGQGQWLSQYGSGNNSTYSGESLNNMSSSENLKLQWIGRPGGDFGIDRNPRMPAPLSANGRLFHQGMNRMAALDAHNGSILWTLEIPKLRRVNIPRDASNWCTDGEIVYTAINDHILLINAKDGKVINHYSLEMKERMKNYEWGFIGQDKDRIYGSSVRPESIYKEYYGNNQWYDNLNDKSTGKVCSESFFALSKKGERLWTYKLGLIINTSICYQNELIYFVETRNPEVLQLEDSRITEEQLWNNQFLVCLNAKSGKVVWEKDIDTVDGDIVFYMQSTDKSLLISLSNSKNKKYYIYNFDIKNGKPVWEVNHNWPSSHHSGHMLHPVIVDNTIYQEPMAYNIISGKQIRKGIGKREGCHNYVGIKQGLVFRGTSRQISIWSKETGKTSTWSRLRPSCWLSMIPASGMLLVPEGGAGCSCGGWIETSLGFSPWETK, encoded by the coding sequence ATGAAAATAAGCTACAAGTTTCTCACCCTCCTCCTCATTCCCTTAGCGGCTCAACTTCACTCGGAGGTAATTGAAGAGTTCTCCGTAAAGTTCAATAAAGAAATGATCAAAGGGAAAAGCATTATTTCTTCAAGCGCTAAGGAACAAGGAAAATTTGAAGAACTTCCCAATATTGATGGATATGGTTGGCAAGCTAGTGGGAATGTACTGAGTTTCCCGAAAATAACTCTTGAACGACTACCTAGGGAGAAAGTCAGTGCTCAAGCCATTGTCTCTTTAAAAGAAGGGACAAAGTGGGGTTCCATCATTGGCCATTTCCAAGATAACGGAAGTTACGAAAAAGGTTGGTTACTGGGTTATAACGAAGGCAACTTCAACTTTGCCGTGGCGACTTCAGGGCGACTCAGCTATGTACAAAGTAGTGAGAAGTTTAAGAAAAACACTCTTTATCATGTAGCGGGTGTCTATGATGGAAAAGAAATTAAAATCTATATCAATGGTAAGCTCACTGGTCGCAGAGACCTATCGGGTAGCATTCTCTATGCTGATTTTGGTGAGCTCATTGTAGGTGCTTATAAAGACAAAGATGAAAGAACTCCTCTAAATGGCTTAATGATCAGTGCTGGTTTTCAAAATAAAGCTTTAAATCAATCACAAATCCAGTCCCTTTCAGACGCATCTATCAAGGCTCTCCCCAAGGAACTTCCGTTTGACAGAACGCCCATTTTACAATTCCTTTCACCAAGTAGTGCCGAACTTAACTTCCACCTTTTTGAGCCAATGAATTGTCATGTCGAACTTTACCATCACTCCGGAACTAAGGAAATATATAAAGGCTCAAGCTCTAAGCAACAAAAATTCATTTTAAAAAACTTGAATAAAGGCTACAAATACAAATATAAAATCATTGCTAGCAACAAATCTGGCCAAGAGTTCAAAAACCCTTTATTCGAATTGGAGAGCAATGTTAATTACGCCCCTATTCCCCTAGAAACGAAAAGTTCTCTTGCACTTCAATCAGCTCAAGAAATCCTTAAGCTCAGTAAAAACTCCCATGGTCACCTAGCCATTTTTGGAAAAACCTCTGAGTCATTACTGCTGGCTCTTGCGGCGCAAAGCAAGATGCAGATCTCTTATTTCCACGATAATGATGCTCTAGTCAACAAACTGCGTCTCTCACTATACAAGAATAAACTTTATGGCTCACGTATAAACGCCTATTATTATAAAGACTTAAAAAACTTAAGTTTAAGCCAAAACATTTTCAACACCCTTTTACTGAGCGGCGTAAAATCATCCACCATTGAAAAGCTTGTGAAACATGTGAAACCATCTGGAGTCCTTATAAGCACGAGTAAAATCCCCCCTCATGCCGATTTCAAAACTATTGCCCATAAAAAGTTTTCAATTGCCAAGAAAATGGAACTTAAGGGCCAAGGGCAATGGCTTTCGCAATATGGATCAGGAAACAACAGTACATACTCTGGGGAAAGCTTAAATAATATGAGTAGTAGTGAAAACCTGAAACTGCAATGGATCGGACGACCTGGTGGCGATTTCGGAATTGATCGCAACCCGAGAATGCCCGCCCCCCTATCTGCCAATGGCCGACTATTCCACCAAGGCATGAATCGCATGGCCGCACTTGATGCCCATAACGGAAGTATTTTATGGACCCTAGAAATCCCCAAACTCCGTCGTGTCAACATCCCTCGCGATGCGTCAAACTGGTGTACGGATGGCGAAATCGTATACACCGCTATCAATGATCATATCTTATTAATTAATGCCAAAGATGGCAAGGTCATCAATCACTATAGCCTTGAGATGAAAGAGCGTATGAAGAACTACGAATGGGGCTTCATCGGTCAAGATAAAGATCGAATTTATGGCTCCTCTGTACGTCCTGAATCCATTTACAAAGAGTATTACGGCAACAATCAATGGTATGATAATCTCAATGATAAAAGCACTGGTAAAGTATGCAGTGAAAGCTTCTTTGCTTTAAGTAAAAAAGGAGAAAGGCTATGGACCTACAAGTTGGGTCTCATTATTAACACGAGTATCTGCTACCAAAATGAACTCATTTATTTTGTCGAGACTCGAAACCCTGAAGTCCTTCAGCTCGAAGATTCCAGAATTACTGAAGAACAACTTTGGAACAATCAATTCCTCGTTTGTCTCAACGCCAAAAGTGGTAAAGTTGTCTGGGAGAAGGACATTGACACCGTTGATGGAGATATTGTTTTTTACATGCAAAGCACAGATAAAAGTCTACTCATTAGTTTAAGTAACAGCAAAAATAAAAAGTATTATATCTATAATTTTGACATTAAAAACGGCAAGCCAGTATGGGAGGTGAATCACAATTGGCCAAGTAGTCACCATTCCGGTCATATGCTCCACCCCGTTATTGTCGATAATACTATTTACCAAGAGCCCATGGCCTATAATATCATTTCTGGTAAACAAATCCGCAAAGGAATCGGCAAACGAGAAGGCTGCCACAATTATGTGGGAATCAAACAGGGCCTTGTCTTTCGGGGCACTAGCCGCCAGATCTCTATATGGTCAAAAGAAACAGGTAAAACAAGTACCTGGTCTAGACTCAGACCGAGTTGCTGGTTAAGCATGATTCCGGCTTCTGGCATGCTTTTAGTACCGGAAGGTGGTGCTGGCTGCTCTTGCGGTGGATGGATTGAAACATCTTTGGGCTTTAGCCCTTGGGAGACAAAATAA